The following coding sequences lie in one Pseudomonas sp. SL4(2022) genomic window:
- the mupP gene encoding N-acetylmuramic acid 6-phosphate phosphatase MupP, whose protein sequence is MRLRAVLFDMDGTLLDSAPDFIAISQAMRAERGLPPIADKLIRDQVSGGARAMVAANFATDPEADGFEALRLEFLERYQSHCAVLTRPFDGMHELLDDIEHAKLVWGVATNKPVRYAEPIMQQLGLAQRSAVLVCPDHVSRSKPDPEMILLACAKMGVEPAATLFIGDDERDIEAGRAAGCKTAAVTYGYIHPQDNPRNWGADAVVDHPLELRAVLERAVCRC, encoded by the coding sequence ATGCGCCTGCGCGCAGTTCTTTTCGATATGGACGGCACCCTGCTCGACAGCGCGCCAGACTTTATCGCCATCAGCCAGGCGATGCGCGCCGAGCGTGGCCTGCCGCCGATTGCCGACAAGCTGATCCGTGACCAGGTGTCCGGCGGCGCGCGCGCCATGGTCGCCGCCAACTTCGCCACGGACCCCGAGGCTGACGGTTTCGAGGCGCTGCGCCTGGAGTTCCTCGAACGCTATCAGAGCCATTGTGCAGTGCTGACCCGCCCCTTCGATGGCATGCATGAGCTGCTCGATGATATCGAACACGCCAAGCTTGTCTGGGGCGTGGCCACCAACAAACCGGTGCGCTACGCCGAACCGATCATGCAACAGCTCGGCCTGGCGCAGCGCTCGGCGGTATTGGTCTGCCCGGATCACGTCAGCCGCAGCAAACCGGACCCGGAGATGATCCTGCTGGCATGCGCGAAGATGGGCGTGGAACCTGCCGCCACCCTGTTTATCGGCGATGACGAGCGCGATATAGAAGCCGGCCGCGCCGCCGGCTGCAAGACCGCCGCCGTCACCTACGGTTATATCCACCCGCAGGACAACCCACGCAACTGGGGTGCCGATGCCGTTGTGGACCATCCACTGGAACTGCGCGCCGTACTTGAACGGGCCGTGTGCCGCTGCTGA
- a CDS encoding YciK family oxidoreductase has translation MRNYSARPDLLKGRVILVTGAGRGIGATAAKTFAAHGATVLLLGKTEDNLSRVYDAIEAAGHPQAAVIPFNLETALPHQYDELAAMIEAEFGKLDGLLHNASIIGPRTPLEQLSGDNFMRVMQVNVNAMFILTSTLLPLLKLSTDASVVFTSSSVGRKGRAYWGAYAVSKFATEGLMQVLADEIDGIASVRANSVNPGATRTDMRAQAYPGENPANNPLPEAIMPVYLYLMGPDSTGVNGQAFDAQ, from the coding sequence ATGCGTAACTATTCCGCTCGCCCCGACCTGCTCAAGGGCCGCGTGATTCTGGTAACCGGCGCCGGCCGTGGCATTGGCGCAACCGCCGCCAAGACTTTCGCCGCCCACGGCGCAACCGTACTGCTGCTGGGCAAAACCGAAGACAACCTCAGCCGCGTCTATGACGCTATCGAAGCCGCTGGCCACCCGCAGGCTGCCGTCATCCCGTTCAACCTGGAGACCGCCCTGCCGCACCAGTACGACGAATTGGCGGCGATGATCGAAGCCGAATTCGGCAAACTCGACGGCCTGCTGCACAACGCCTCGATCATTGGCCCACGCACACCGCTGGAGCAGCTGTCCGGCGACAACTTCATGCGTGTCATGCAGGTCAACGTCAACGCCATGTTTATACTCACCAGCACGCTGCTGCCGCTGCTCAAGCTCTCGACTGACGCCTCGGTGGTATTCACCTCCAGCAGCGTTGGCCGCAAAGGCCGCGCATACTGGGGCGCCTATGCCGTCTCGAAGTTCGCCACCGAAGGCCTGATGCAGGTTCTGGCAGATGAAATCGACGGCATCGCCAGTGTCCGCGCCAACAGCGTCAACCCTGGAGCGACCCGCACCGACATGCGCGCCCAGGCCTACCCTGGGGAAAACCCGGCCAACAATCCGCTGCCAGAAGCCATCATGCCGGTGTACCTGTACCTGATGGGGCCGGACAGCACGGGAGTGAATGGCCAGGCATTTGACGCACAGTAA